The region GTATTCATTCTTATTTTACCACTAAATAGAAGAATGACTGAGTTTCAAGTACTAGCACCAAGTTGGTCTGTTAGAATAATCATTTGATATGCTAACATCGATTCgccaaacatgtaaaattgACGAATTAGTACTAAGTTTTAATGGGATCATCGATGAAAATGTGGCAATCCATATATAATTAATACGAAATAAATAAAGCATGTCACTGGTTGACTCACGAATCTATGTATTCCGTTTGTAAAttatagtaataaaataaaaataaaaggtttaataattacatgaaatataaaaataaaattattaaataaactttatttaattatatgaatatacaaataaaataatgatattaattttttataatttgaatataaattgataaatttgaagttaaaatttttattttatatgttttaaatatttttaaaggtcaAACAAGTCGTGTTAGTCGTTTTTTTAACGTCTCAACCGTGCACTATTGACTTATGTATTTAATTTGTGTTGTGTTCGGATTGAGAATTATGACACGTTTAACTAAATGAGTCATATTCCCGTTGACCCTAATCATTTCAATAGAATATACCGATCCGACATGAATACGATCCGCCGAACCATCATGAAATACTAGCATCAATATAAAGTGAGGTGATAGGAATGTAATGTTTATATTCTTTTctcattataataaaaataaaggttaattgcaaattaatacacaaactttaccctaatttgcaattacaacataaactttaaaacttggcaaattggtacaccgattttcattttttggcgaatCGATACACTgaactggaaaaacactaacgtggacattgtcatataaagccatgtgttgttgtatgattggtcggtgtactaatttgccaaaaaaatgaaaattgctGTATTAAAttgtcaagtttcaaagttcgtgttgtaattgcaaattagggtaaagttcgtgtattaatttgccattaaccctaaaaataaagatttaatggttcaaacaatttttttttgaatattttttaaatgtaagctgtgaaagtttataaattaatttagtattttattgtAAATCTATCTAACTTTTTACAATCATTTTAATTGTATCAAATTTTTAGCTCTTCAGATCTAAGTTTCAATTGAATTTCTATACTAATTTTTTCGTTAGTATTTTGTACAACTGTAAAATCTAActcaacaaattaaattaaaaacaaaaacaaaattaaattctaaacttttaacttttgaatGGTTGAAGCACAAAAAAAAGAAGCAAGTTTGAAACTCAAAAtgaatagaaaaaatataaaaaaataaaaaatagttaactATTTTAAACTATTAGGCTAGAAAGCATCTCACATGATAAATAATGAGGTTAAAAAGCAATGTCAAATCTGTAtcactataaaaatttatattagccCCTGACTTGATAAATGTTGGGCTGTAATACAATCTGGTGTGACAAACGACATGACATGGCGTTATTTGACTCTATTTTTGGATAATTGGGAAGAGATAGCGTTTATGGGAAAAATTAAACCCATCACGATCTAATAGTTTGCTACtcagcgtttataccatttaaactataactcattggagtattatttttttaattacagtcGAATCTCAGGTAAAGTCCTAATCAGATTTTAGAACTATGGACATGCCATAGTTAAGCTATATATGCTTGCAATGATTGATATTGCAATTATTAAGCTACAGATCAGGTGgcttattataattaaagtgcTACAAGGTGGCAAAATCTTGGTTTCTTCTGtagaatcaaattaatataataaagaatattaaatagaatatataatgtttcttttttttaacaaaggctaaaatttccattaataataacgaaaagGCCAAACCCATTCTCAGGTCCTTCtactcttcacttttttttcatcAGGTCCCTATACTTCAATTTGACGTTTACAGAtcctttaaatttcaattttgttgTTATTACACCCTTTTATGGATGGAATTTGGAGAGTGTACCTCACTCTCCGTTATTGAGAGTGTGGAAAAAAATGTAACATTTTCAACTTTCAAATGAAGTAAAAAATACCTTAAAATTcttgtatttaatttatactaCATTAAAATCCTTATACTTACTctacaaattaaaatcaaactttatttcttttaaattatttattatattatatatatttatagataaTTAATAGTGTAGCATTAACTacttaaaattaatcaaataattataattagtttattattttaatttatttcggaatttaatttttattttgaaataaaattttatccgTAATTTTAGTCTCACCATCGTTTTCTCCCCCACTCCGATCGGCACccataaaatttttatttaatgaattacatctcaatttatataaaaattaaattttaatctacttaaatataaatttaaatcgaGTTTTTTTTATACCGGAAAATCCGGCCGGCCACCACTACAATGTGGTGGCCTttctctcctccattaatggaggaactGATGTTTCCTCCATTTGGAGGAAACGAGCACAGAGCTCGTTTCCTCAATGGAGGAGACGAAGATGctcgtttcctccattaatggaggagagacCTGCttctctcctccattaatggaggaatccggcaaaatagttttttttcgacaataaattttttttgggGAAAAAAGTGTTATTTGGTCCTTCAATTTTAGCCacattatctttttaatttttacacgTCATTATTTAACGGAGTGTATTATTTAACGGAGAGTGTAGCACACTCTCCATATTTTCTGCGTATAGGggtataaaaacaacaaaaattaaagtataGGGATTCAAAAACGACAAattgaagtataaggacctgatgaaaaaaaagtgaagagtaGAGGGACCTGGGAATGGGTTTGGCCtaacgaaaattacatgaacggtttctcaacatactgagtcaactattctagaaaagatgatgagagctgtaaaaatacagtcattgactagggctaaactaaccaccatgggtcacccaaatttgtagactaaaactagatctaataataaaatctagaTTTATTGAACGTTCTAAGGAAGTCTAACTTCGAATGCACGCCTGATCACATCTTTAGTGATACATCTGTTCTCTTGAAGATTAAAAACAACATCGATATTGACACAAAACATACCTGTACTTgatgaaatccgtcgtaagatgcTGCCTATAATTGTTTCGGAGATCTAAGTCGTTTAcatcgcaaaaaacaatttcatctcgaaagatgaaaaaaactactcttaattttgattagattagatctaatctcaattaaaatactatggtagaaaataatttttaaatctagaccaaaattggccaaaaaaaaaaattattcaaaaactaaagataaaacaaatttatacaTACCAACCAAATATTTACTctcaaagaaaagaaaattgtgCATATACctataatcatatttttttaaaaataatcttatattaaatacatatatatccATATGCATTTTACATGCaagaatttttaataaatcttcaAACAAACTGCTTCAAAACATAAGAATTTTACAAAACTAATATCTAATTAAACATATTTGTATACATAGcttctaattaattattgtttttttaattaataatttagctTATCACATGTTCTTATATTAagctaaattgataaaaaaatagacAATTAAAGTAATtgattaacttttttatttatattattttattatttatggtcattttttatttaaattatttttcaattatattaaaaaaattgatttgtttattttttttatattcaacaATGATGACATTATAGTTTCAACACAAgtttctttttaaaatcaaatttatgttttattttatttattatattattttattttagttaatatcAAAAAAAGTTGATCAAAAGATTGATGTGATGAATGCTTCATttcaagatttttttaaaatttagaattctaatattttaaaattatcattacgttttgaagtttttatatatttatttttatatatttatttacatattatgtatttttattattaaaaatattaaaaattatccgttattgttaaaacaattaatatatagtttatatttatttaaccgCCTAGGGACTCGTTTCATCTAAGGCCGGCCCTGACCACCGGTAAGACGGACCCAGAAGTTGCACCACTGCCGGCACGTCGGGAGTATTTCGGGGTTGATGTGGGTCTTAGTGTTTTTCTGTTTGCAACAACCCTAATTGCCATTGTTGTAATGTCTACTGCCATGCAAACAAAGTTGATTCCTGTACCAGGAGTGCCTGGTCTTGTATTGCCAATCGAAGCAAAATTTGATAATTCACCAGCATTAATGTGAGTGATTATAGCTAACATAAATTTTCTTTAATCTTATTTGTTTATACATAACatagttggatttttttttggagAAGATAACAAAATTACCACAAAAGTGGCTACCATTTTCTTCTTTTACaataaaattgacttttattTCATGGGTACCAccttctaaaaaaatattacaccCATAGCATGTGCGCTGATGTCAGCGTATGACACTGACATCAGCGCGCGTCAGTAGGTCTGACGCGCGTCAGACCTACTGAAGCTAACCCATGTTAGCAGGTGCACTTTGGTGCACCTGCTAACAtggtgtttattttttttatttcttttaaaacaataaaataatttgttttaattttaattttaaaaaaaatattaaattttaaaaatatataaataataaaatttttaaaaaatattattttataaattatataccggatacattattgatacataCCGAATATAAGTCTGATacatgaataatatatttttttatatataaattatgtattatagatttattaattatgtataaaaattaTACATGTAATACAAATTTTGATATGTCGCAGAGATGTACTAAAAcagatattaaaaaatatatctaataaaattcaaaaaaagatgtataaaaaatatgaaaaatggatTGAATGACcgaatatatcaaatatgtatcaaacatgtatcaaacatgtat is a window of Mercurialis annua linkage group LG2, ddMerAnnu1.2, whole genome shotgun sequence DNA encoding:
- the LOC126668094 gene encoding CASP-like protein 1D1 codes for the protein MIDIAIIKLQIRSLYFNLTFTDPLNFNFVVITPFYGWNLESVPHSPLLRVWKKMDSFHLRPALTTGKTDPEVAPLPARREYFGVDVGLSVFLFATTLIAIVVMSTAMQTKLIPVPGVPGLVLPIEAKFDNSPALIYFVAALSVACLYSIITTLTSLGVIAKPTSTAKVLFYYAIWDVLMLGIVVAATGTAGAVGYIGLKGNKHTGWRKVCNVYGTFCDHMISAVAVSLIASIVLVLLIALSIWTLYSRVRKAE